TTTGTTTGCACCTTGTTTAACATACAACACCTTGCTGATTAAGCTACCGCATTGGCCAACAATTGAGCGTCCAAGTTCAAAATGCAATGTTTGTGATGGTTGCAATTTCAGATGCTTGTGGAATGTGGCAAAGTAAGCTGCAAAATCAGGAATCGGTTGTTTGTTTGGGTGTTGGTAATCAATCCCAAGTCCTCCACCTACATTTATGTGCTCAACAATAATGCGGCGGTTGGATAACCTCTCTTGTATTTCGTTTACACGATTACATAATCCTACAAAGTCGCCCATATCAAGGATTTGAGAACCAATATGGAAATGCAATCCTACCAGTTTTACATTAGGTAATGCATTTACCCTGTCTATTACATCGTCTAGGTCGTCCAGATTGATACCAAATTTGTTTTCTTTCAGACCGGTAGTAATATTGGCATGAGTATGTGCTCCTACGTTGGGATTGATTCGCAGAGCCACTGATGCAACTTTTCCTTTTGCACCAGCCAGTTCGTTGATAACCTCCAGTTCGGGTATGGATTCTACGTTGAAGCAGAAGATTCCGTAATCCAAACCGAGATTGATTTCCCAATCAGCTTTTCCAACACCTGCAAAAACGATTTTAGATGCAGGGAAGCCTGCTTTGATTGCAGCTCGGATTTCTCCACCGCTAACACAGTCGGCACCAAGGTAGTTCTCTCTGATTATAGAAAGAACTTTAGGATTAGCATTTGCCTTAACTGCATAATGAACGATGTAATTGCCATATCTCTTAGCCTCGTTATTTACACACTCAAGCGTATCCCTTAATATTTTGGTATCGTAAAAATAGAAAGGCGTTTCTAACTCGCGAAATTTATTAATTGGGAAATTTCCTTTCATATTCCAACTCTCTTATTTGTTATTAAACAGTAGATCGCTAAGTGACTGCAAAGCAGCTTTTTTGTCTGATTCCTTGATGAGAAACGAAATATTGTAATTGCTCCCACCATAAGAAATCATACGAACAGGAATATTGCGCATTGCATCAAGTGCAATTGCCTCGAATCCTACATTTTCCCATTTTAAGTCACCCACAACACAGATAATACACATATCCTGATCAACTGTTACAGTACCATATTTCTTCAGGTCGTCCAGAATTTCGGGTAAATGTTTTGTGTTGTCGATTGAAACTGAAACTCCTACTTCAGAAGTACACACCATGTCGATAGAAGTCTGGTAGCTTTCGAATATTTCGAACACCTTTCTAAGGAATCCGTGTGCCAATAGCATGCGGCTTGATTTGATCTTGATAGCAGTGATATTATCTTTTGCAGCAACGGCCTTGATTTTATCTTTTTCTGTTTCGTTTGAGATAAGCGTACCTGGAGCTGTTGGTTCCATGGTGTTTAGCAGACGAACCGGAATATTTGCATATTTTGCCGGCTGAACACATGTAGGGTGAAGAATCTTTGCACCAAAATAAGCCAATTCGGCTGCTTCTTCAAAATGAAGCTGGCGAACCGGAGCTGTTTTGTCAACAATGCGAGGATCGTTGTTGTGAAGTCCGTCGATATCTGTCCAGATCTGAATCTCGGCAGCATTTACGGCAGCACCAATCAATGAAGCGGTATAGTCGCTACCACCACGTTGTAGGTTATCAATTTCACCATAAGCATTGCGGCAGATGAATCCTTGAGTGATGTAAATTTCAGCATCAGGATAAAGCTCTAACTGAACCGCAAGCTTTTCTTTGATGTATTTAGGGTCTGGTTCAGCGTTTTTGTCTGTACGCATAAACTCGAGTGCCGGAAGTAAAACCGATTTTACGCCACATTCGCAAAGGTAGTTGTTTACCATTGCAGTGGAAATCAGTTCTCCCTGTGCAAGAACCACTTTCTCTTCGAAGAGTGTAAACAGATCTTTGGTGTAAGAACGAATGTAATCAAAATGTGATTTAATGATTTCCAGCCCTTTCTGTTTATACTCATCTGTAGAATAGAGCTCATCAACATGTTTTTTATATTTCTTTTCTAATTCGTTGATGATTTCATTGGCACCATCAGGATTCTTTTTGTATAAGTAATCCGAAATTTCGACTAATGTGTTTGTTGTGCCCGACATCGCTGAAAGCACTACAATCTTCTTTTCACCATCGGTAATTAATTTGGCAACCTCTTTCATCCGTTCGGCAGAACCAACGGAAGTACCTCCAAACTTTAAAACTTTCATCTTCTTTACACTGTTAAATTGTTATTATTCATTGTCCGCCTCTTCTTCACTTACAAATTCGGCTTGTGAGTAAGTCGTCTCTAATGCTGACTCATTTATCTCATGTTCTTCTTTGTTCAGAGATCTTGTTTCATTATAAAATTCATGAGTAGCATCCTGTAATTCATTATTTTTGCATTTGAAAACTAAACCCGGAAATTCTTTCACTAATTGTGTATTATGAGTTGTCATGATTACAGAGGCTCCATTGCGGCTGATGTTGTGAAGCAGCTCAACAATTTTTCGTCCCGTTTCTGCATCTAAATTACCGGTTGGTTCATCGGCTAGTATTATGGAAGGAGAGTTTAATATTGCTCTTGCAATAACAATGCGTTGTTGTTCTCCTCCAGATAGCTCATTAGGGAATCTATCCTCTTTATTTGTCATCCCAACCTGCTCAAGTACTTCATCAATGCGGTTTTTTATTTCCTGTTTATCTTTCCATCCAGTGGCACGTAATACAAATTCTAAATTTCCATTGACCGTACGGTCTGTCAACAGCTGAAAATCCTGAAAAATGATTCCAAGTTTTCTTCTGAGTTGTGGAATATTCTTTCGCTTTATAGACTTTATATTACTTCCTAATACCTCTGCTTCCCCTGAAGCGATACTCAATTCTCCATAAATAGTCTTCAGTAAGCTGGTTTTACCTGTTCCTACTTTCCCTATTATATATAAAAAATCACCAGCATTCACTTGCATGTTCACATTTCTAAGTAAACAAGCATCCTGTTGGGCAATTTCTACATTCAGATAGTTAATGAGTGGTTCGCTCATACTTATATATTTTTATTCTTTATGTCTTTTCTTAAGTTCTCTTGCCAGATCCTCAATCCGATATCCTTTTGAGGTAAGAAGTACAATCAGGTGATAAATTAAATCCGATGCTTCATATATAAAGCCATCCTTAGTACCGTTTGTAGCTTCAATAACTGTTTCAACAGCTTCCTCACCAACCTTCTGAGCCATACGGTTTACTCCCGATTTGAATAATGAGGTGGTGTATGACTTTTCAGGCATCTCATCGTAACGTTTGCAGATGAAATCCTGCAGATACTTAAGAAACATGATGTCTTCCGTGTTATCTTCATTCCAGCATGTGTCCGAACCGGTGTGGCATACAGGACCTACAGGGTTTACTTTTATCAGTAATGTATCTTTGTCACAATCTTCTTTTATGGATACGACATTGAGAAAGTTTCCGCTTTCTTCACCTTTGGTCCAAAGTCTGTTTTTGGTTCTACTGAAGAAAGTTACCTTTCCTGTTGCCAGCGTTTTTTCATAAGCATCTTTGTTCATGAATCCAAGCATCAGCACTTTTGAGGTGTAGTTATCTTGTATAATTGCCGGAATTAATCCGTCCATTTTATTAAAATCTAAATCCATGATATTATATATTTGTAA
The Bacteroides sedimenti genome window above contains:
- a CDS encoding aspartate kinase, which codes for MKVLKFGGTSVGSAERMKEVAKLITDGEKKIVVLSAMSGTTNTLVEISDYLYKKNPDGANEIINELEKKYKKHVDELYSTDEYKQKGLEIIKSHFDYIRSYTKDLFTLFEEKVVLAQGELISTAMVNNYLCECGVKSVLLPALEFMRTDKNAEPDPKYIKEKLAVQLELYPDAEIYITQGFICRNAYGEIDNLQRGGSDYTASLIGAAVNAAEIQIWTDIDGLHNNDPRIVDKTAPVRQLHFEEAAELAYFGAKILHPTCVQPAKYANIPVRLLNTMEPTAPGTLISNETEKDKIKAVAAKDNITAIKIKSSRMLLAHGFLRKVFEIFESYQTSIDMVCTSEVGVSVSIDNTKHLPEILDDLKKYGTVTVDQDMCIICVVGDLKWENVGFEAIALDAMRNIPVRMISYGGSNYNISFLIKESDKKAALQSLSDLLFNNK
- a CDS encoding cell division ATP-binding protein FtsE → MSEPLINYLNVEIAQQDACLLRNVNMQVNAGDFLYIIGKVGTGKTSLLKTIYGELSIASGEAEVLGSNIKSIKRKNIPQLRRKLGIIFQDFQLLTDRTVNGNLEFVLRATGWKDKQEIKNRIDEVLEQVGMTNKEDRFPNELSGGEQQRIVIARAILNSPSIILADEPTGNLDAETGRKIVELLHNISRNGASVIMTTHNTQLVKEFPGLVFKCKNNELQDATHEFYNETRSLNKEEHEINESALETTYSQAEFVSEEEADNE
- the lysA gene encoding diaminopimelate decarboxylase; translated protein: MKGNFPINKFRELETPFYFYDTKILRDTLECVNNEAKRYGNYIVHYAVKANANPKVLSIIRENYLGADCVSGGEIRAAIKAGFPASKIVFAGVGKADWEINLGLDYGIFCFNVESIPELEVINELAGAKGKVASVALRINPNVGAHTHANITTGLKENKFGINLDDLDDVIDRVNALPNVKLVGLHFHIGSQILDMGDFVGLCNRVNEIQERLSNRRIIVEHINVGGGLGIDYQHPNKQPIPDFAAYFATFHKHLKLQPSQTLHFELGRSIVGQCGSLISKVLYVKQGANKQFAILDGGMTDLIRPALYQAYHKIENITSEEPVEKYDVVGPICESSDVFGKAFDLNKVKRGDLLALRSAGAYGEIMASGYNCRELPKGYTSDELM